The following proteins come from a genomic window of Aspergillus luchuensis IFO 4308 DNA, chromosome 3, nearly complete sequence:
- a CDS encoding uncharacterized protein (COG:O;~EggNog:ENOG410PSUP;~InterPro:IPR036249,IPR008554;~PFAM:PF05768), with amino-acid sequence MLPTAARLAAARVTLFTRANCGLCDTAKLTVTKLHKRRPFDYTELDIQLPSNKPWKDVYDFDVPVLHVQSVQSDASLSDPKKLFHRWTEQEMETLIDEAEKKQ; translated from the coding sequence ATGCtccccaccgccgcccgtCTCGCCGCTGCTCGCGTCACTCTCTTCACCCGCGCCAATTGCGGCCTCTGCGACACCGCCAAACTCACCGTCACGAAGCTGCACAAGCGCCGTCCCTTCGACTACACCGAGTTGGACATTCAGCTCCCGAGCAATAAGCCATGGAAGGATGTCTACGATTTTGATGTTCCCGTGCTACACGTCCAGTCGGTCCAGAGCGACGCGTCGTTGTCGGATCCGAAGAAGTTGTTTCATCGGTGGAcggagcaggagatggagacatTGATCGacgaggcggagaagaagcagtag
- a CDS encoding transcription factor domain-containing protein (COG:K;~EggNog:ENOG410PVBH;~InterPro:IPR007219;~PFAM:PF04082;~go_function: GO:0003677 - DNA binding [Evidence IEA];~go_function: GO:0008270 - zinc ion binding [Evidence IEA];~go_process: GO:0006351 - transcription, DNA-templated [Evidence IEA]): protein MPPATSHKKAKISHSEDESRSLSPPRQQTLPRNISNVAPRSQRKRRRDESSPPRHDRNRHDSVEVYSITSDDGDPPNPPGTGINAHISRLTRLQQAVDARTGRVKTEAPFEDGIFSLQDTGPDCVPHSTIAESPAQLPSDLMDSLIATYLARDYVNWPIFDLSDFQSACEKVRDVQDLTAGLSGFHAILMMILCLSGLRYRQVDEAYLQSLFNHAQRMTNSPDWQSTPWVRVQCLFLQCQYLNATGKSKQAWALIGYNIRTMQTLGFQSHATARNGRERQQRELGRRLWHSAIILERMLALQLGLPPQVNNPLQVHLPTHLDTDYIDTVSGRTPNSSGDRPSIIEFLVACARLYTHVEDITAWESEARTRPDTCAAKKLLALDISPFLKTDALLYDWQTSLPSFLRTDETFELADDPIVRRQRHILHARYLYLRLRLYRPLLALGLALSAKCPCRSNKHPHMSETDPSSSINSPILVTIVRDTSLKCAAIAATLVDLIEETEDGLLDGGPDDTWRSAGSPYWENVEYLYACGIVVLAARLCPSPGVAPLKRAWTRVISLLARYEGFRAGEYTRFARLGRSTLENLAGALQRDVDDAMVMGLDGEVRTRLVERTSGGAVDSSGGRRRQSQGHSQSQSQSQSQSQSQRRNLGWVESLLVDLVGDDM, encoded by the exons ATGCCTCCCGCCAC CTCTCATAAAAAAGCCAAAATATCTCATTCAGAGGATGAGagtcgctctctctctcctccgagGCAGCAAACTCTGCCACGGAATATTTCCAATGTTGCCCCGCGCTCGCAGAGGAAGCGTCGGCGGGATGAgtcctctcctccccggcATGATCGAAACCGACATGACTCGGTGGAGGTATATTCTATCACTTCAGATGACGGCGACCCTCCTAACCCGCCGGGTACCGGGATCAATGCCCACATTTCGCGCCTGACCCGGCTGCAGCAGGCCGTAGATGCAAGAACAGGCCGCGTCAAGACTGAAGCACCATTCGAAGATGGCATATTCTCGCTGCAAGATACAGGGCCAGACTGCGTTCCTCACTCCACTATTGCCGAATCTCCCGCCCAACTGCCCTCAGATCTGATGGACAGCCTGATCGCCACCTACCTGGCCCGCGACTACGTGAACTGGCCTATCTTCGACCTGTCAGACTTTCAGTCGGCCTGTGAAAAGGTCCGCGACGTGCAAGACCTCACCGCTGGGTTGAGTGGCTTTCACGCCATACtcatgatgatattgtgTCTCTCCGGTCTGAGATACCGCCAAGTAGATGAAGCCTATCTGCAGTCCCTTTTCAACCACGCCCAGAGAATGACAAACAGCCCAGACTGGCAGAGCACCCCTTGGGTGCGTGTGCAATGCCTCTTTCTACAATGCCAGTACCTCAACGCAACAGGTAAATCCAAACAAGCCTGGGCACTGATCGGCTACAACATCCGCACCATGCAAACCCTAGGATTCCAGTCCCATGCAACCGCCCGCAACGGCCGAGAAAGACAGCAGCGCGAACTCGGCCGCAGGCTCTGGCACAGCGCAATCATCCTAGAGCGAATGTTAGCACTACAGCTAGGCCTACCGCCCCAAGTCAACAACCCCCTCCAGGTGCACCTCCCCACACACCTAGACACTGACTACATCGACACCGTCTCCGGACGGACGCCCAACTCCAGTGGAGACCGGCCTTCAATCATCGAGTTCCTGGTCGCATGCGCCAGACTCTACACCCATGTCGAAGACATCACTGCCTGGGAATCCGAAGCAAGAACCCGACCAGACACCTGCGCCGCGAAGAAACTCCTCGCCCTGGACATCTCCCCTTTTCTCAAAACAGACGCTCTTCTCTACGACTGGCAAACATCTCTACCCTCATTTCTCCGCACCGACGAAACCTTCGAACTAGCGGACGACCCAATAGTCCGCCGACAACGCCACATCCTGCACGCCCGCTACCTCTATCTCAGACTTCGACTCTACCGACCTCTCTTAGCTCTTGGCCTCGCCCTCTCCGCCAAATGCCCCTGCCGCTCAAACAAGCACCCTCACATGTCAGAGACtgatccttcttcatctaTCAACTCGCCAATACTAGTAACCATCGTCCGCGACACCTCCCTCAAATGCGCCGCCATTGCCGCAACCCTCGTCGACTTGATCGAAGAAACCGAGGACGGGCTGCTCGACGGCGGCCCGGACGATACCTGGCGCAGTGCTGGCTCGCCCTACTGGGAGAACGTGGAGTATCTTTATGCCTGTGGGATTGTCGTTCTGGCTGCGCGGTTGTGTCCCAGTCCGGGCGTGGCGCCGCTGAAAAGGGCCTGGACGAGGGTTATCTCCTTGTTGGCGAGGTATGAAGGGTTCCGAGCTGGGGAGTATACTCGTTTTGCGAGGTTGGGGAGAAGCACGCTCGAAAATCTGGCGGGTGCGTTGCAGcgggatgtggatgatgcgatggtgatggggttggatggggaggtgaggaCGAGGTTGGTGGAAAGGACGAGTGGCGGTGCTGTGGATTCGTCAGGGGGAAGGCGTAGGCAGAGTCAGGGTCACAGTCAAagtcagagtcagagtcagagtcagagtcagagtcaACGGAGGAatttgggttgggttgagaGTTTGTTGGTTGATTTGGTGGGAGATGATATGTGA
- a CDS encoding cysteine and histidine-rich domain-containing protein (COG:S;~EggNog:ENOG410PING;~InterPro:IPR008978,IPR007052,IPR007051;~PFAM:PF04968,PF04969) translates to MASKCVHKGCGKEFTDADEPCVYHPGPPVFHEGQKGWKCCKPRVLTFDEFLAIPPCTTGKHSTVDDTPVEPPKPAAEVPSPAATPVPSAAAAAAPPRPVNSPAIPPPSNAPTPVPEEPESDDPELAIPANATCRRRGCNAGYDANVSRDEEKCVYHPGQPIFHEGSKGWSCCKKRVLEFDEFLKIQGCSEKKKHLFVGKGKPAGEEKVESVRNDFYQTASSVNVSLYLKKINKDTAKVEFKATSIELDLPTTDNKRYTDSYELFAPIDPEQSKFRVLGTKLELTLVKADGTSWPVLRRDDKWSGERIQIGNAGRV, encoded by the exons ATGGCCTCCAAGTGTGTCCACAAGGGCTGCGGGAAGGAATTCACCGACGCCGACGAGCCCTGCGTCTATCATCCTGGCCCGCCGGTGTTCCACGAAGGACAGAAAG GCTGGAAATGCTGCAAACCCCGCGTCCTCACCTTTGACGAATTCCTCGCCATCCCTCCCTGCACCACAGGCAAACACTCCACTGTCGATGACACCCCTGTCGAACCTCCCAAACCCGCCGCCGAAGTACCATCCCCGGCCGCTACTCCCGTCCccagcgccgccgccgccgctgctccTCCCCGCCCCGTCAACTCCCCCGctatccctcctccctcgaaCGCGCCCACCCCCGTGCCCGAAGAACCCGAGTCCGATGACCCAGAGCTAGCCATTCCCGCGAACGCGACCTGCCGTCGTCGCGGTTGTAATGCAGGCTACGATGCGAACGTCTCGCGCGACGAGGAGAAGTGCGTGTACCACCCGGGCCAGCCGATCTTCCACGAGGGAAGCAAGGGCTGGTCATGCTGCAAGAAGCGGGTGCTGGAGTTTGATGAGTTCTTGAAGATTCAGGGGtgctcggagaagaagaagcatctGTTtgtggggaaggggaagccgGCGGGTGAAGAGAAGGTCGAGTCTGTTAG GAACGACTTCTACCAAACCGCCTCCTCCGTGAACGTCTCGCTCTACCTGAAGAAGATTAACAAAGACACCGCCAAGGTCGAGTTCAAGGCCACGTCGATCGAGCTGGACCTCCCTACGACGGATAACAAACGCTACACGGATTCATATGAGTTGTTTGCGCCCATCGACCCCGAGCAGTCCAAGTTCCGCGTGCTGGGCACCAAGTTGGAGCTGACGCTGGTCAAGGCCGACGGGACGAGCTGGCCGGTGTTGCGTCGCGATGATAAGTGGTCGGGAGAGAGAATCCAGATTGGAAATGCTGGACGGGTGTAG
- a CDS encoding uncharacterized protein (COG:S;~EggNog:ENOG410Q1K9): MCYASLQSRSQWVKPHTYLAFSTIAAQTHCYSVISNHDETRHTKQRPHSNPRSADITRNVLRQDYLNSFSIHARPSSPFLPIYHYYRIHPTSIPEYPITMKPPTILATLLTLTLTGLSVADKTCTPSFDYCSDVLLNDKGFSQSDLTDALQGTGYENQNLTNILFHCTNPGQVGHAKLCDNGCVDPPQEGSHGCDG, from the exons ATGTGCTATGCTAGTCTCCAATCTAGATCTCAATGGGTGAAGCCACATACATACTTGGCCTTCAGCACCATAGCTGCTCAAACTCACTGCTACAGTGTCATCTCAAATCATGATGAAACGAGACATACCAAGCAACGTCCACATTCCAATCCCCGCAGCGCAGACATCACCAGGAATGTGCTCAGACAGGACTATTTAAACTCATTCAGCATCCATGCTAGACCAAGTTCACCCTTTCTTCCTATTTACCATTACTATCGAATACATCCTACTAGTATACCCGAATACCCTATAACAATGAAGCCACCTACCATCTTggccaccctcctcaccctgaCCTTAACTGGGCTATCTGTGGCTGATAAGACCTGCACCCCGAGCTTTGATTACTGCTCGGATGTGCTGTTGAATGATAAGG GCTTCTCTCAATCTGATCTGACAGACGCCCTCCAAGGCACCGGATATGAGAACCAAAACCTGACcaacatcctcttccactgTACGAATCCGGGCCAAGTTGGCCATGCTAAGCTGTGTGATAACGGATGTGTGGACCCTCCTCAGGAGGGCAGCCATGGATGTGATGGTTAA